From the genome of Mycoplasma anserisalpingitidis, one region includes:
- a CDS encoding MSC_0620 family F1-like ATPase-associated subunit, with product MKNRLKWLLLTISTSTLPLITLSASSENNSSNNGGTVSPDFDKFKDTTKKRINDFLNSIIDKKIEEYKVRSRNLLSEIDNNGDNFAQKIIESLYMQYLSNFLSKNKDQILDDYISKGIVIVYSRIISENKFLSEANIDFNGDSYPEVKVADSDEFNYEHLIDDPEINREISIRNIVNSNKLEDINSKNDKYFSELEADFDRYFANKEDFPKLDLQSVIDKDGTVSIDKNPETNVLELTVPKNYQDWDDYIIRKIKPRFTAYDLRKNKEIEKEDISDEEQPEEEPILPAIPDIVPPNATDVETNVDPFDAKIGQENVGRFNPYVNYEYYDSINLTDLATKFSENVDELNKFFYFNNPINTRYEYKVIKLKNINERLYADIKIKDLVNNKEIIYENSEVKKELTKKKTILEQIKIDTVNEIYLKFYESLGLNKKIDLKKLGNTKILSNTVFNMIFESIRIYSDNKFIKEVNSIISDYLIKYKDLSSDALYEKFGKDKNSDFRHDIKYLLLSSHFNSYINKINFWNYLSRAYQELFNEYVSFINTNKQVILHNIDLIIIKNDKNNSEKTLDKEKIEKVIRALNKDINYLFGVINISNPAEIIDEYEEYLSQVKKVQSQFRNLATVTSITKKLTNEDLNGSENVLERFTEAFRSLEVNPVKQPKSDLILIRVLGYVILGVGVLLTIITSALQIFKNKRNKKSSSKINASLVLSWLVSALMVVTSIILILIGNGGL from the coding sequence ATGAAAAATAGATTAAAATGACTATTACTTACTATTTCAACTTCCACCCTTCCATTAATAACTTTATCAGCCAGCTCAGAAAATAATAGCTCCAATAATGGTGGAACAGTAAGCCCTGATTTTGATAAATTTAAGGATACAACAAAAAAGAGAATTAATGATTTTCTTAATTCGATAATAGATAAAAAAATTGAAGAATACAAAGTTAGATCACGTAATTTATTATCAGAAATTGATAATAATGGTGATAATTTTGCTCAAAAAATCATTGAAAGTTTATACATGCAATACTTAAGTAATTTCTTAAGTAAAAATAAAGATCAAATTTTAGATGATTACATTTCTAAAGGAATTGTTATTGTTTATTCTAGAATTATTTCTGAGAATAAATTTCTTAGTGAAGCAAATATAGACTTTAACGGTGATTCATATCCTGAAGTTAAAGTTGCTGATAGTGATGAATTTAATTATGAACACTTGATTGATGATCCAGAAATAAATAGAGAAATTAGCATTAGAAATATCGTGAATTCTAACAAGCTTGAAGATATTAATAGTAAAAATGATAAGTACTTTAGTGAACTTGAAGCTGACTTTGATAGATATTTTGCTAATAAAGAGGATTTTCCTAAATTGGATCTGCAAAGCGTTATTGATAAAGATGGCACAGTAAGCATAGATAAGAACCCTGAAACAAATGTTTTAGAATTAACTGTACCAAAAAATTATCAAGATTGAGATGATTACATTATTAGAAAAATAAAACCTAGATTTACTGCTTATGATTTAAGAAAAAATAAAGAAATTGAAAAAGAAGATATCAGTGATGAAGAACAACCTGAAGAAGAACCAATTTTACCTGCTATACCTGATATTGTCCCACCTAATGCAACAGATGTTGAAACTAATGTTGATCCTTTTGATGCTAAAATAGGTCAAGAAAATGTTGGAAGATTTAATCCTTATGTAAATTATGAATATTATGATTCAATTAATTTAACTGATTTAGCCACTAAGTTTTCTGAAAATGTTGATGAATTAAATAAATTCTTTTACTTTAATAATCCGATTAATACCAGATATGAATATAAGGTTATTAAGTTAAAAAATATTAATGAAAGACTTTACGCTGATATCAAAATAAAAGACTTAGTAAATAATAAAGAAATAATTTATGAAAATTCTGAAGTAAAAAAAGAACTAACTAAGAAAAAAACTATTTTAGAACAAATAAAAATCGATACAGTTAATGAAATTTATCTTAAATTCTATGAAAGCTTAGGTTTAAATAAAAAGATAGATCTCAAGAAATTAGGAAACACAAAAATTCTTTCTAATACAGTATTTAATATGATTTTTGAATCAATAAGAATTTATAGCGATAATAAATTCATTAAAGAAGTTAATTCTATTATTAGTGATTACTTAATTAAATATAAAGATTTAAGTTCTGATGCTCTTTACGAAAAATTTGGTAAAGATAAAAATAGTGATTTCAGACACGATATTAAATATTTATTACTCAGTTCACATTTTAACTCTTACATCAATAAAATTAATTTCTGAAATTATCTCTCAAGAGCATATCAAGAACTATTTAATGAATATGTTTCGTTTATAAATACAAATAAACAAGTTATTCTTCATAATATTGACTTAATTATCATTAAAAATGACAAAAACAATTCAGAAAAAACATTAGATAAAGAAAAAATTGAAAAAGTTATTCGTGCGCTAAATAAAGATATTAATTACCTTTTTGGGGTTATTAATATTTCTAATCCAGCTGAAATTATTGATGAATATGAAGAATATCTTTCACAAGTTAAAAAAGTTCAAAGTCAATTTAGAAATTTAGCAACAGTAACTTCAATAACTAAAAAATTAACAAATGAAGATTTAAATGGAAGTGAAAATGTGCTTGAGAGATTCACTGAAGCGTTTAGAAGTTTAGAGGTTAATCCTGTAAAACAACCTAAATCTGACTTAATTTTAATTAGAGTTTTGGGTTATGTAATTCTTGGAGTTGGAGTTTTACTTACAATTATTACTTCAGCACTTCAAATATTTAAAAATAAAAGAAATAAGAAATCAAGCTCAAAAATTAATGCTAGTTTAGTTTTATCTTGATTAGTTAGTGCACTTATGGTTGTTACATCAATCATATTAATTTTAATAGGAAATGGAGGATTATAA
- a CDS encoding MSC_0622 family F1-like ATPase gamma subunit translates to MNIKKIETKLNNINQIYKIVESNKNVTLINILKLSKLINNYFERSRYSKELINKIQKKYNVTHELLKSSSLVNFSKKKNHFSTIWVYISEIEKFDTDSYKKHENSLLKNFNIGSDVIIAVGKRAVDFAKLNNYKIIFEREINEVEILSNILPQYIENYLEMNGFHNLKFIINSSKILDSYITVLPIDQNNFSFEQNKGIKHNLNHLSKVKIYPNTTSFIDNEIHNYLTYVTLSLLTESSLIYEKYNLVIQNKTLNDLEEKRRKTKIKLLNEKREIEVEQLSLLSNKKDMLHTSKE, encoded by the coding sequence ATGAATATTAAAAAAATAGAAACTAAATTAAATAATATAAATCAAATTTATAAAATAGTTGAATCAAACAAAAACGTAACATTAATTAATATTCTTAAACTATCAAAATTAATTAATAATTACTTTGAACGTTCGCGTTACAGTAAAGAGTTAATTAATAAAATTCAAAAAAAATATAATGTTACTCATGAATTATTAAAATCTTCATCATTAGTAAATTTTAGTAAAAAGAAAAATCATTTTTCAACAATCTGAGTGTACATAAGTGAAATTGAAAAATTTGACACTGACTCATATAAAAAACATGAAAACTCACTTTTAAAAAACTTTAATATTGGTTCAGATGTTATTATTGCAGTAGGCAAAAGAGCCGTTGATTTTGCTAAATTAAACAACTATAAAATAATTTTTGAAAGAGAAATTAATGAAGTTGAGATTCTTTCAAATATTTTGCCTCAATATATTGAAAATTATCTTGAAATGAATGGGTTCCATAACTTAAAATTCATCATTAATTCTTCAAAAATTTTAGATAGTTATATAACTGTACTTCCAATTGATCAAAATAATTTTAGTTTTGAACAAAATAAAGGTATAAAACATAATTTAAATCATTTATCTAAAGTAAAAATTTACCCAAATACAACAAGTTTTATTGATAATGAAATTCATAACTATTTAACTTATGTTACACTTTCACTTCTAACTGAATCATCTTTAATTTATGAAAAATATAATTTGGTTATCCAAAATAAAACATTAAATGATTTAGAAGAAAAAAGAAGAAAAACAAAAATTAAGTTATTGAATGAAAAAAGAGAAATTGAAGTTGAACAACTTTCTTTATTAAGTAATAAAAAAGATATGTTACATACTAGCAAGGAGTAA
- a CDS encoding MSC_0624 family F1-like ATPase-associated membrane protein, with protein sequence MNSIKFKINLRRVFTVISIILIVIFCEEVLRNFKNFFTLNGTVNKYLNFLFDKSDITIFGSSFVLGYTFAAFLITIFASLVYSIVKMYRHELKLEYYIFWYMIYIVYASVGLFIFINYFPNDKISDITYSTYYFLGLILINIIYDIVQFITKSVISYFNLKIFIYFIYSTLTKIIGYLVGLILVISFVNGVNANANMNQLFINNTFVEKINNLFFVQSIRSALLFFVLIFVSLILISGNWLYYYYLNKERKILSQTFFSVVICFLALFASNIIYTIYMLITQKVSTGFINIDSTRHWTYIIFGVILLFWLLTNIVLFWKVGSYRQNKSLFTFMMYLTTLIFVGSTIIFRIYEKERFSAITSLVISSILCFINISNWIFMRKKLNYRHSLFVIISSILLSGSLLVSSVDILLVNHQNTSISFIPSPYTIPDYLLMCVAGTSLIFSTYQIINWLVLIIRLLRFKKKGISYE encoded by the coding sequence ATGAATAGTATAAAATTTAAAATTAACTTAAGAAGAGTTTTTACAGTTATTTCTATTATATTGATTGTAATATTCTGTGAAGAAGTACTTAGAAATTTTAAGAATTTTTTCACATTAAATGGAACAGTTAATAAGTATCTTAATTTTCTTTTTGATAAATCGGATATAACCATTTTTGGTTCTAGTTTTGTTCTTGGTTATACTTTTGCTGCGTTTTTAATCACAATTTTCGCTTCCTTAGTTTATTCAATTGTTAAAATGTATCGTCATGAGCTAAAACTTGAATATTACATATTTTGATATATGATTTATATAGTTTATGCAAGTGTTGGTTTATTTATTTTCATTAATTATTTTCCTAATGATAAAATAAGTGATATTACTTATTCTACTTATTATTTCCTTGGTTTAATTTTGATCAATATTATTTATGATATAGTTCAGTTTATAACTAAAAGTGTTATTTCATATTTTAATCTTAAAATTTTTATTTATTTTATTTATTCGACACTTACTAAAATTATTGGTTATCTTGTTGGATTGATATTAGTAATTTCATTCGTTAATGGAGTTAATGCAAATGCTAATATGAATCAATTATTCATAAATAATACTTTTGTGGAAAAGATAAATAATTTATTCTTTGTTCAATCTATTAGATCTGCATTACTTTTCTTTGTTTTGATTTTTGTTAGTTTAATCTTAATCAGTGGAAATTGATTGTATTATTATTACTTGAATAAAGAAAGAAAAATACTTTCACAAACATTTTTTAGTGTTGTTATTTGTTTCTTGGCTTTATTTGCTTCAAATATCATCTACACTATTTATATGTTGATTACTCAAAAAGTAAGTACTGGATTTATTAATATAGATAGTACTAGACATTGAACTTACATTATTTTTGGAGTTATTTTATTGTTTTGATTACTAACAAACATAGTATTATTTTGAAAAGTTGGTTCATATCGTCAAAACAAGAGTTTATTCACATTCATGATGTATTTAACTACTTTAATTTTTGTTGGTTCAACAATAATTTTTAGAATTTATGAAAAAGAACGTTTTTCGGCAATAACTTCATTAGTTATTAGTTCAATATTATGTTTCATCAACATCTCTAATTGAATATTTATGAGAAAGAAATTAAATTATAGACATTCACTTTTTGTTATTATCTCAAGTATTTTACTTTCTGGTTCGTTATTAGTTTCTTCAGTAGATATTTTATTAGTTAACCATCAAAATACTTCAATTTCATTTATTCCTTCTCCTTACACCATTCCTGATTATTTACTAATGTGTGTGGCTGGAACTTCGTTGATTTTTTCAACATATCAAATTATTAATTGATTAGTACTAATTATAAGATTATTAAGATTTAAAAAGAAAGGAATTAGTTATGAGTAA
- a CDS encoding MSC_0621 family F1-like ATPase epsilon subunit has protein sequence MDKKIIFISQNNNQITFDANEIYSCTQLDDNWIKISSPSVASYKKTFLKIKTDNKEIFYFVLNNVFIENIDENILVHYYGKFSQYVFDKYIEKDLMLSYKEKISELNNKIKYFESLKSLNITTNTFEKIKTFKDQLYLYKALFDFQLKLIYERENNEK, from the coding sequence ATGGACAAAAAGATAATATTTATTTCACAAAACAATAATCAAATCACTTTTGATGCAAATGAAATTTACTCTTGTACTCAATTAGATGATAATTGAATTAAAATTTCTTCCCCATCAGTAGCTAGTTATAAAAAAACATTTCTTAAAATAAAAACAGATAATAAAGAAATTTTCTATTTTGTTCTAAATAATGTTTTTATCGAAAACATCGACGAAAACATTTTAGTTCATTATTATGGTAAGTTTTCACAATATGTTTTTGATAAATACATTGAAAAAGATTTAATGCTCTCTTACAAAGAAAAAATAAGTGAATTAAATAACAAAATAAAATATTTTGAGTCATTAAAATCTCTTAATATTACTACAAATACTTTTGAAAAAATAAAAACATTTAAAGATCAATTGTATTTATATAAAGCTTTATTTGATTTTCAACTTAAATTAATTTATGAAAGGGAGAATAATGAAAAATAG
- a CDS encoding MSC_0623 family F1-like ATPase-associated protein has product MSKFFKLFNKTNLSKKEVNDIAEYPEEFRDYYRLRNGDEFISFEMLLNSSLLFYDRENVNQFLDFIKAKIDENNDKHHQLVFDKFVINWIRNPRYDSKKLVPSLIESEDSNSLSLNLNSANEEFNDIFTNFNLHINEVIFNELKIVEVYPNIIVFLDQSTKNLKCLFGREVL; this is encoded by the coding sequence ATGAGTAAATTTTTTAAGTTATTTAATAAAACTAATTTGTCTAAAAAAGAAGTAAATGATATTGCTGAATATCCAGAAGAATTTAGAGACTACTATAGATTAAGAAATGGTGATGAGTTTATTTCTTTTGAGATGTTACTTAATTCTTCATTACTTTTTTATGATCGTGAAAATGTTAATCAATTTCTTGACTTTATTAAAGCTAAAATTGATGAAAATAATGATAAACATCATCAATTAGTTTTTGATAAATTTGTAATTAATTGAATAAGAAACCCTAGATACGATAGTAAAAAACTAGTTCCTAGCTTGATTGAATCCGAAGATTCTAATTCACTAAGCTTAAACTTAAATTCCGCTAATGAAGAATTTAATGATATTTTCACTAATTTTAATTTACATATTAATGAAGTAATTTTTAATGAACTTAAAATTGTTGAAGTTTATCCCAACATAATTGTTTTTCTTGATCAATCAACTAAAAATCTTAAATGTCTATTTGGTAGAGAAGTTTTATAA
- a CDS encoding MSC_0618 family F1-like ATPase beta subunit has translation MAAKITKIWTDVVQISFSNEELPKINTLILTEDNLNYLMVKKILDQNNLLAMIIYNETPFYINQKVKCLNKSFMVPVGQKAKGHVFDFSGKSLNQPEIKDFDFVEMDSTIVKNLNYKYEPEILETGIKAVDFFIPIIKGAKIGIFGGAGVGKTVLMKEIIFNLSKNQEKTSSIFIGSGERSREAIELKNDLEESNLMKNSTLYVSRMNESAGSRMSIVPIGITAAEYLRDNEKENVLLFIDNIFRFLQAGNEISASLDKKPSLGGYQSTLNTEISSVENRIFANQNGNITSFQTVFLPMDDLSEPSAVAIFKHLGGNLVLSREVTAKNIFPAIDPLASSSSSIDPMIIGQKHYDAIIETKKILQRYKELEDVILILGIDELDDESKVTVKKALQLQNFFSQYFFMTEHFTHEKGVYVKLEDTIDSVMRIINGEFSDVEPEKFLYISTVNDLLETK, from the coding sequence ATGGCAGCGAAAATAACTAAAATTTGAACTGATGTAGTACAAATTAGTTTTTCTAATGAAGAACTTCCAAAAATTAATACTTTAATTCTAACTGAAGATAATCTAAACTATTTAATGGTAAAAAAAATACTTGATCAAAACAATCTTTTAGCAATGATTATTTATAATGAAACTCCATTTTATATTAACCAAAAAGTAAAATGCTTAAATAAATCATTTATGGTTCCAGTTGGTCAAAAAGCTAAAGGTCATGTATTTGATTTTAGTGGTAAATCGTTAAATCAACCTGAAATTAAAGACTTTGATTTTGTTGAAATGGATTCTACTATTGTTAAAAATCTTAATTATAAATATGAACCAGAAATTTTAGAAACAGGAATTAAAGCTGTAGATTTCTTCATTCCAATTATTAAAGGAGCAAAAATTGGTATCTTTGGTGGTGCTGGAGTAGGAAAAACAGTTTTAATGAAAGAAATCATCTTTAATTTATCTAAAAATCAAGAAAAAACCAGTTCTATTTTTATTGGTTCTGGTGAACGTTCACGTGAAGCGATTGAACTTAAAAATGACCTAGAAGAATCTAATTTAATGAAAAATTCAACTCTTTATGTATCAAGAATGAATGAGTCAGCAGGTTCTAGAATGAGCATTGTTCCTATTGGTATAACTGCTGCTGAATATCTTAGAGATAATGAAAAAGAAAATGTACTGCTATTTATTGACAACATCTTCCGTTTTCTTCAAGCTGGTAATGAAATTTCAGCTTCACTTGATAAAAAGCCTTCTCTTGGTGGATATCAATCGACATTAAACACTGAAATTTCTTCAGTCGAAAACAGAATTTTTGCAAATCAAAACGGAAATATCACTTCATTCCAAACAGTATTTTTACCTATGGATGATCTTTCTGAACCTTCTGCAGTCGCAATATTTAAGCACCTAGGTGGAAACTTAGTCCTTTCACGTGAAGTAACTGCCAAAAATATCTTCCCTGCAATTGATCCGCTTGCATCTAGTTCAAGTAGTATTGATCCGATGATAATTGGTCAAAAACATTATGATGCAATTATAGAAACTAAAAAAATACTTCAAAGATATAAAGAACTCGAAGATGTTATTTTAATTTTAGGAATAGATGAACTTGATGATGAAAGTAAAGTTACAGTTAAAAAAGCACTTCAATTACAAAATTTCTTCTCACAATACTTTTTCATGACTGAACACTTTACTCATGAAAAAGGTGTATATGTAAAATTAGAAGACACTATTGATTCAGTTATGAGAATTATTAATGGTGAATTTAGTGATGTTGAGCCTGAGAAATTCTTGTATATTTCGACAGTAAATGATTTATTAGAAACTAAATAA
- a CDS encoding MSC_0619 family F1-like ATPase alpha subunit, translated as MSNKIQIKAIFDYIIELNGDHNFAQNERLVLKNDNSVKALVISASENKAFCIVNVDPSELKIEDEFIISKESNLVKTSKKFFGKIIDIENNIVYPATTKETVEFMEYESNIFNKPNDLMSYKSLNEQLNTGYISVDLLVPIGKGQRELIIGDRKTGKTFIALNTIINQKNKNVKCIYAAIGTQHSQLSTVYKLLEENGALEQTIIVKADSDRPYDQYLLPYVAMAHAENLSYEDDVLIIFDDLTTHANIYREMALLTNKPVGKEAFPGDMFYAHSRLLERSGNFTNRKSITALPILQTVDNDITSLISSNIISITDGQIVTNSEIFASGKYPAVDIDLSVSRIGGMVQSKEIAKVASKIGKIYKAYRRQTKLSSLKYDLNEQTNNLIKNGLLIEEMFNQKGISLYSEEDLLLNSDLISWNCLTDVKDVQLALKFCQELIKVDENARKIFESTKNTKNIDPRVSEFFKSALKQFSNKLELNWNIKVQNEFIPIKKDILNNIIQKLGVNNGSENN; from the coding sequence ATGTCTAATAAAATTCAAATCAAAGCAATTTTTGACTATATTATAGAGTTGAATGGAGATCACAACTTTGCTCAAAATGAACGCTTAGTACTTAAAAATGATAATAGTGTTAAAGCATTAGTTATATCAGCTTCTGAGAACAAAGCATTTTGTATTGTTAATGTTGATCCATCAGAACTCAAAATTGAAGATGAATTCATCATAAGTAAAGAAAGTAATTTAGTAAAAACTTCAAAAAAATTCTTTGGAAAAATTATCGATATTGAAAATAATATTGTTTATCCAGCGACTACTAAAGAAACTGTTGAATTTATGGAATATGAATCAAATATCTTTAACAAACCAAATGATTTAATGAGTTATAAATCACTAAATGAACAACTTAATACTGGTTATATTTCAGTTGATTTACTTGTTCCTATTGGTAAAGGACAACGTGAGTTAATCATAGGTGATCGTAAAACTGGAAAAACTTTTATTGCATTAAACACTATTATTAACCAAAAAAATAAAAATGTTAAATGTATTTATGCAGCAATAGGAACTCAACATTCACAACTTTCAACAGTTTATAAATTACTTGAAGAAAATGGTGCTTTAGAACAAACTATTATAGTTAAAGCTGATTCAGATCGTCCTTATGATCAATATTTACTTCCTTATGTTGCTATGGCACATGCTGAGAACTTAAGTTATGAAGATGATGTATTAATTATTTTTGATGATTTAACTACTCACGCAAATATTTACCGTGAAATGGCTTTATTGACAAATAAACCTGTTGGTAAGGAAGCGTTCCCTGGAGATATGTTTTATGCTCATTCACGTTTACTTGAAAGAAGTGGTAATTTTACAAATAGAAAAAGTATTACCGCACTTCCAATCCTTCAAACTGTTGATAATGACATCACTTCATTAATTTCTTCAAATATAATCAGTATAACTGATGGTCAAATAGTTACTAATAGTGAAATATTTGCTTCTGGAAAATATCCTGCTGTAGATATTGATTTATCAGTTTCACGTATTGGTGGTATGGTTCAAAGTAAAGAAATTGCTAAAGTAGCTTCCAAAATTGGAAAAATTTATAAAGCATATAGAAGACAAACAAAACTTTCATCACTTAAATATGACTTAAATGAGCAAACAAATAATTTGATTAAAAATGGACTTTTAATTGAAGAGATGTTTAATCAAAAAGGTATTTCACTTTATTCTGAAGAAGATTTATTATTAAACTCTGATTTAATTTCTTGAAATTGTTTAACAGATGTTAAAGATGTACAATTAGCCTTAAAATTCTGTCAAGAATTAATTAAAGTAGATGAAAATGCTAGAAAAATATTTGAAAGTACTAAAAATACCAAAAATATTGATCCACGTGTTTCTGAATTTTTCAAAAGTGCACTTAAACAGTTTAGTAATAAGTTAGAACTAAATTGAAATATTAAAGTTCAAAATGAATTCATACCAATTAAAAAAGATATTTTAAATAATATTATTCAAAAGTTAGGAGTTAACAATGGCAGCGAAAATAACTAA